The following are encoded together in the Sparus aurata chromosome 1, fSpaAur1.1, whole genome shotgun sequence genome:
- the mcrip2 gene encoding MAPK regulated corepressor interacting protein 2, whose translation MMYTITRGPSKLVTQRRTGPTQQIETKFSDLKLKPTSWLSSSSPPPKIVFNRLNGKRYHSAATQKTASPAEGFTQAHEENVRFVYEAWQEVEQKLGDRDAGEPTGSPGPIQYTEKTPSAAMKNFVPIDLEEWWAQRFLANIANLS comes from the exons ATGATGTACACAATCACCAGAGGTCCCAGCAAACTTGTTACACAACGGAGGACAG GTCCCACGCAACAAATCGAGACCAAATTCAGCGACCTGAAGCTGAAGCCGACGTCTTGGCTGTCCTCGAG CTCTCCGCCCCCGAAGATCGTGTTCAATCGTTTGAACGGGAAGCGCTACCACAGTGCAGCCACACAGAAGACCGCCAGCCCAGCAGAGGGGTTCACACAGGCACATGAAGAGAACGTCAGATTTGTGTATGAAG CATGGCAGGAAGTGGAGCAGAAGCTGGGGGATAGAGACGCAGGGGAGCCAACTGGGAGCCCCGGGCCCATTCAGTACACTGAGAAGACTCCCAGTGCTGCGATGAAGA aCTTTGTGCCCATAGACTTGGAGGAGTGGTGGGCTCAGCGCTTCCTTGCCAACATTGCCAACCTTTCATGA